The following coding sequences are from one Caballeronia sp. SBC1 window:
- a CDS encoding DotU family type IV/VI secretion system protein — translation MRALLRDTALEVSLLSQDTTEHSAFELRKRCLQVVDDFDRALQAKQFPHDVREDAVYAQCGLLDETALRCLPEDERSKWDAQPLQVERFGNHDAGERIYERIAVRVREMPPNVALLECYASVLGLGFLGRYAHDSEHKRTELVNLLNERILRARPQRGGFVIDTVSGSRLDWLRRLSPWTIAGIVSVTAALVWFVLGQSLDMQLANLPRLKP, via the coding sequence ATGCGCGCACTGCTGCGCGATACCGCTCTCGAAGTCTCACTGCTTTCGCAAGACACTACCGAGCATTCCGCCTTCGAGTTACGGAAACGCTGCCTGCAAGTTGTAGATGATTTCGATCGGGCGCTGCAAGCGAAGCAGTTTCCTCATGACGTGCGGGAAGACGCTGTTTATGCGCAATGCGGGCTGCTGGACGAGACCGCGTTGAGATGTCTACCAGAGGACGAGCGGTCGAAATGGGACGCTCAACCACTGCAGGTTGAACGTTTTGGGAATCATGACGCTGGCGAACGGATTTACGAACGAATTGCCGTTCGCGTCCGGGAGATGCCACCTAACGTAGCACTCCTGGAGTGCTACGCATCGGTCCTTGGCCTCGGGTTCCTCGGCCGCTACGCGCACGACAGTGAACACAAGCGCACTGAATTGGTGAACCTGCTGAACGAGCGCATCCTGAGAGCGCGGCCACAACGCGGTGGCTTCGTCATTGACACCGTTAGCGGCTCCCGCCTTGATTGGTTACGTCGGCTTTCGCCCTGGACCATCGCTGGAATCGTATCCGTCACAGCGGCCCTGGTCTGGTTCGTACTAGGGCAGTCGCTCGACATGCAATTGGCTAACCTACCCCGCCTCAAGCCATGA
- a CDS encoding MFS transporter, with amino-acid sequence MTTAQDLAQSRTDHDHFVRASDSLSAGTISARLDRLPATRSMWTLVVLLSLGFFFELYDLLYSGYVAPGLVKSGILTSTTVGLFGMTGVASFIASLFLGLFIGTIACGFLADRFGRRAIFTYSLLWYTAANVIMAFQDSAGGLNFWRFMAGLGIGVELVTIGTYISELVPKHIRGRAFACEQAVGFAAVPVVAFLSYALVPNKPFGFDGWRWVVLIGAHGALFVWFIRRALPESPRWLAQKGRLAEADAVMTALEAKVEKEYGRQLPPPAAPEPVSTRGSFRDMWVAPYGKRATMMIIFNIFQTVGFYGFANWVPTLLIHQGITITTSLMYSTIIALAAPVGPIIGLFMADKFERKSVIVVMAGAIVVCGLVFSQVSGAALLVCMGVGLTLASNIMSYSFHAYQTELFPTSIRARAVGFVYSWSRFSAIFTSFFIAGVLKAFGTTGVFMFIAGAMVVVMLAIGLMGPKTRDLALEQISH; translated from the coding sequence ATGACAACTGCTCAGGACCTCGCTCAATCCCGAACTGATCATGACCACTTCGTTCGTGCATCGGATTCGCTAAGCGCGGGCACGATTTCCGCGCGACTCGATCGCCTGCCGGCGACCCGTTCAATGTGGACGCTCGTCGTCTTGCTGAGCCTCGGGTTTTTCTTCGAACTCTACGATCTGCTGTACTCAGGCTACGTTGCGCCGGGGCTGGTCAAGAGCGGCATTCTGACGTCTACCACCGTCGGCCTGTTCGGCATGACGGGTGTCGCGAGTTTCATCGCGTCGCTGTTCCTTGGCTTGTTCATCGGCACGATTGCTTGCGGTTTTCTCGCCGATCGTTTCGGGCGTCGCGCCATCTTCACTTACTCGCTGCTCTGGTACACGGCCGCGAACGTAATCATGGCGTTCCAGGACTCGGCCGGCGGCCTCAACTTCTGGCGCTTCATGGCGGGGTTGGGCATCGGCGTGGAGTTGGTAACCATCGGCACGTACATCTCCGAACTGGTGCCCAAACACATTCGAGGCCGCGCTTTCGCGTGCGAGCAAGCGGTTGGTTTCGCGGCCGTGCCGGTCGTCGCATTCCTCTCCTATGCGCTGGTGCCGAACAAGCCCTTCGGTTTCGATGGCTGGCGCTGGGTCGTATTGATCGGTGCGCATGGCGCGCTGTTCGTTTGGTTCATCCGGCGCGCGTTGCCTGAGAGCCCGCGCTGGCTGGCGCAAAAAGGGCGGCTCGCGGAAGCGGACGCGGTGATGACAGCGCTGGAGGCGAAGGTCGAGAAAGAATATGGCCGGCAGTTGCCGCCGCCCGCAGCGCCTGAGCCGGTCAGCACACGCGGATCGTTCCGTGACATGTGGGTCGCGCCCTACGGCAAGCGCGCGACCATGATGATCATCTTCAACATCTTCCAGACGGTGGGTTTCTACGGTTTCGCCAACTGGGTGCCGACGCTCCTGATTCACCAGGGCATCACGATCACGACCAGCCTGATGTACTCGACGATCATTGCGCTTGCCGCACCGGTCGGCCCGATCATCGGCTTGTTCATGGCCGATAAATTCGAGCGCAAGAGCGTGATTGTTGTGATGGCGGGTGCGATCGTGGTGTGCGGGCTGGTGTTCAGCCAAGTCTCGGGCGCAGCGCTGTTGGTCTGCATGGGCGTGGGCTTGACGCTCGCCAGCAACATCATGTCGTATAGCTTCCATGCGTATCAGACCGAGCTTTTCCCCACCAGCATCCGGGCGCGTGCGGTCGGCTTCGTGTATTCGTGGAGCCGCTTTTCGGCCATCTTCACGTCGTTCTTCATCGCGGGTGTGTTGAAGGCGTTCGGCACGACCGGGGTGTTTATGTTTATTGCCGGCGCGATGGTGGTGGTGATGCTGGCTATCGGCTTGATGGGACCGAAAACACGGGACTTGGCGCTGGAACAAATTTCGCATTGA
- a CDS encoding isovaleryl-CoA dehydrogenase yields the protein MNDVPGLNFALGEDIDMLRDSLANFAAKEIAPRAAEIDKTDQFPMDLWKKFGDLGVLGMTVSEEYGGANMGYTAHMVAMEEISRASASVGLSYGAHSNLCVNQIHRNGTEAQKCKYLPGLVSGEHIGALAMSEPNAGSDVVSMKLRADEKGDHYVLNGTKMWITNGPDCDTLVVYAKTDIEAGAKGITAFIVEKGMKGFSVAQKLDKLGMRGSHTGELVFENVEVPKENILGALNGGVKVLMSGLDYERAVLAGGPTGIMVACMDAVVPYIHDRKQFGQAIGEFQLIQGKVADLYTTLQACRAYLYAVGRQLDTLGAGHGRQVRKDCAGVILYTAEKATWMAGEAIQILGGNGYINEYPVGRLWRDAKLYEIGAGTSEIRRMLIGRELFAETA from the coding sequence ATGAACGACGTACCCGGTCTGAATTTCGCCCTGGGCGAAGACATCGACATGTTGCGCGACTCGCTCGCCAATTTCGCCGCGAAGGAGATTGCTCCGCGCGCCGCTGAGATCGATAAAACCGATCAGTTTCCCATGGACCTCTGGAAGAAATTCGGCGATCTCGGCGTGCTCGGCATGACGGTCTCTGAAGAGTACGGCGGCGCGAACATGGGCTATACGGCGCACATGGTCGCGATGGAAGAGATTTCGCGGGCGTCGGCGTCGGTGGGCTTGTCGTATGGCGCGCATTCCAACTTGTGCGTGAACCAGATTCATCGCAACGGCACTGAAGCGCAGAAGTGCAAATATCTGCCGGGGCTGGTGTCGGGCGAGCACATCGGCGCGCTGGCAATGAGCGAGCCGAACGCCGGATCGGACGTGGTCAGCATGAAGCTGCGCGCCGATGAAAAGGGCGATCACTACGTGCTCAACGGCACGAAGATGTGGATCACCAACGGGCCGGATTGCGACACGCTTGTGGTCTATGCGAAGACGGATATCGAAGCCGGCGCGAAGGGTATTACGGCGTTTATCGTCGAGAAGGGCATGAAGGGCTTTTCTGTCGCGCAGAAGCTCGACAAGCTCGGTATGCGCGGGTCGCATACCGGCGAACTCGTGTTCGAGAACGTGGAAGTGCCCAAGGAAAATATTCTTGGGGCATTGAACGGCGGCGTAAAGGTGCTGATGAGCGGTCTCGACTATGAGCGCGCGGTGCTCGCGGGCGGCCCGACGGGCATCATGGTCGCGTGCATGGACGCGGTCGTGCCGTACATCCACGACCGCAAGCAGTTCGGTCAGGCGATCGGCGAATTCCAGCTGATTCAAGGCAAGGTCGCCGATCTTTATACGACCTTGCAGGCGTGCCGCGCGTATCTCTACGCGGTGGGACGTCAACTCGATACGCTCGGTGCAGGTCATGGCCGCCAGGTCCGCAAGGATTGCGCGGGTGTGATTCTCTACACGGCTGAAAAAGCGACGTGGATGGCCGGCGAAGCGATTCAGATTCTCGGTGGCAATGGCTATATCAACGAGTACCCGGTCGGTCGCCTGTGGCGCGATGCGAAGCTGTATGAAATCGGCGCAGGTACCAGTGAAATTCGCCGCATGCTGATTGGCCGCGAACTGTTCGCTGAAACAGCTTGA
- a CDS encoding TetR/AcrR family transcriptional regulator produces MSSTPVTGNRRTPAGVKSQQRVKDILQAGRDVFAEKGYDAATSAEIAQRAGISEATVFSYFSGKRELCARVIADWYDEIIEAFESGLPRDGSVRQQFAFIVRTHLRLMLVNGTGLCALVLSEGRTKHHDLGDALTDLQRRYTAPLMNVLAHGQTVGQVRADLPLRLMRSLVFGPMEHVLWDAALAKRHLSQAQIDTTADELIDVLWTALQPPAASLTALAQFRQEVEDASRRFEAAASREK; encoded by the coding sequence ATGTCCTCCACTCCTGTCACCGGAAATCGCCGCACGCCCGCCGGCGTCAAGTCGCAGCAACGCGTGAAGGACATTCTTCAGGCCGGCCGCGACGTTTTCGCCGAAAAGGGCTACGACGCCGCCACCAGCGCCGAAATCGCCCAGCGTGCGGGAATTTCAGAGGCAACGGTGTTCAGCTACTTCAGCGGTAAAAGGGAGTTGTGCGCGAGGGTGATCGCGGATTGGTATGACGAGATCATCGAGGCATTCGAATCCGGCCTGCCCCGCGACGGCAGCGTGCGCCAGCAGTTTGCGTTTATCGTGAGGACGCATTTGCGGCTGATGCTAGTGAACGGAACGGGGTTGTGCGCGCTGGTTTTATCGGAGGGGCGGACGAAACATCATGACCTCGGCGACGCGCTCACCGACCTTCAACGCCGCTATACCGCGCCGCTAATGAACGTGCTCGCACATGGTCAGACAGTAGGCCAGGTTCGGGCAGACTTGCCGTTGCGGCTGATGCGCTCGCTGGTCTTCGGACCTATGGAACACGTGTTGTGGGACGCGGCGCTGGCGAAGCGACATCTGAGTCAGGCTCAGATCGATACGACCGCCGATGAACTTATCGACGTGCTGTGGACGGCGCTACAGCCCCCCGCTGCCAGCCTGACCGCGCTTGCGCAGTTCAGACAGGAGGTGGAAGACGCATCGCGACGGTTTGAAGCGGCGGCGAGCCGGGAGAAATGA
- a CDS encoding carboxyl transferase domain-containing protein: MPIIESKLNPRSDEFRANAAALEALVADLKEKVEKIALGGGQAARDKHMSRGKLLPRDRIAQLLDPGTPFLELSQLAAYGMYNDDAPGAGVITGIGRIAGQECVIVCNDATVKGGTYYPVTVKKHLRAQEIAEENRLPCVYLVDSGGANLPNQDDVFPDRDHFGRIFYNQANMSAKGISQIAVVMGSCTAGGAYVPAMSDESIIVKNQGTIFLGGPPLVKAATGEEVSAEDLGGGDVHTRLSGVVDHLAQNDAHALGIARSIVGNLNRVKVSPVALREPLPPRHDPHSLYGVIPADTRKPFDIREVIARIVDDSAFDEFKARYGTTLVCGFAHIWGHPVGIIANNGILFSESALKGTHFIELCCQRKIPLVFLQNITGFMVGRKYENEGIARNGAKMVTAVATAKVPKFTVIIGGSFGAGNYGMCGRAYSPRFLWMWPNARISVMGGEQAASVLATVRRDGIEGKGGTWSKEEEEAFKSPIREQYEVQGHPYYASARLWDDGVIDPAQTRDVLGLGLAASMNAPIEDTRFGVFRM, encoded by the coding sequence ATGCCGATTATCGAATCGAAACTGAATCCACGCAGCGACGAATTCCGCGCGAACGCGGCGGCGCTTGAAGCGCTTGTCGCGGATCTGAAGGAAAAGGTCGAGAAGATTGCGTTGGGCGGCGGACAAGCTGCTCGCGACAAACACATGTCGCGCGGCAAACTGCTGCCCCGCGATCGCATCGCGCAATTGCTTGATCCGGGCACACCGTTTCTCGAGTTGTCCCAACTGGCCGCCTACGGCATGTACAACGACGACGCCCCCGGTGCCGGCGTGATTACGGGCATTGGCAGGATCGCGGGGCAAGAATGCGTGATCGTCTGTAACGACGCAACCGTGAAGGGCGGCACGTACTATCCGGTGACGGTTAAGAAGCATCTTCGAGCGCAAGAGATTGCGGAAGAAAACCGCTTGCCGTGCGTGTATCTCGTCGATTCGGGCGGCGCGAATCTCCCGAATCAGGACGATGTATTTCCCGATCGCGATCACTTCGGCCGCATCTTTTATAACCAGGCGAACATGTCGGCGAAGGGCATTTCGCAGATCGCAGTGGTAATGGGATCGTGCACCGCGGGCGGCGCATACGTGCCTGCAATGAGCGATGAATCGATCATCGTGAAGAACCAGGGCACGATTTTTCTGGGCGGTCCGCCGCTCGTGAAAGCGGCAACCGGCGAAGAGGTCAGCGCGGAAGATCTTGGAGGCGGTGACGTGCATACACGGTTGTCGGGCGTCGTCGATCACCTCGCTCAAAACGATGCGCATGCGCTGGGAATTGCTCGGAGCATTGTCGGCAATCTGAATCGCGTGAAGGTATCGCCGGTGGCTTTGCGGGAACCGCTGCCGCCGCGTCATGATCCGCATAGTCTCTACGGCGTGATTCCCGCCGACACCCGCAAGCCGTTCGACATTCGCGAAGTGATCGCGCGCATTGTCGATGACTCCGCTTTCGATGAATTCAAGGCTCGTTATGGCACGACGTTGGTGTGCGGATTTGCGCATATCTGGGGCCATCCGGTTGGCATCATCGCGAACAATGGCATTCTCTTTTCGGAGTCCGCGTTAAAGGGGACGCACTTCATTGAACTGTGCTGCCAGCGCAAGATTCCGCTCGTGTTCCTGCAGAACATCACGGGCTTCATGGTCGGGCGCAAGTACGAAAACGAGGGCATAGCGCGCAATGGCGCAAAGATGGTGACGGCCGTTGCAACGGCGAAGGTGCCGAAGTTCACGGTGATTATCGGCGGCTCGTTTGGTGCGGGAAATTACGGCATGTGCGGCCGCGCGTATTCACCCCGTTTTCTCTGGATGTGGCCGAACGCGCGCATCTCCGTGATGGGTGGCGAGCAGGCGGCGTCCGTGCTCGCGACGGTGCGCCGTGATGGTATTGAGGGCAAGGGCGGCACGTGGTCGAAGGAAGAGGAGGAGGCTTTCAAGTCGCCGATTCGCGAGCAGTACGAAGTACAGGGGCATCCGTACTACGCGAGCGCACGCCTGTGGGACGACGGCGTGATCGACCCGGCGCAGACCCGCGATGTGCTTGGGCTTGGGCTGGCGGCTTCCATGAATGCGCCTATCGAGGACACGCGTTTCGGCGTGTTCCGGATGTGA
- a CDS encoding ferritin-like domain-containing protein, which yields MSDTLTPAEADYAMRHWTYRSTGQIKIGSAQHKRMFCEMLLTTHNPYKPAVIDWPMLAPAVLKRVTSLPIWDIAVQTEGRASIRVSTFAASIKDPLLREAITMNGAEEARHKVVLSRLVQAYGIELAPEPPYPAPKDALRAWMLTGYSECIDSFFAFGLFEAARKSGYFPEELVETFEPVIQEEARHILFFANWVAWYRRSLPWYRRPWFFAKTTSVWFSLIRDRISLARGIDTSGAAQDMNFPANVGDSVGGGISARAMIDLCLTENERRMGGYDARLLRPVTVPWLARIARRFIK from the coding sequence ATGTCCGACACGCTCACGCCTGCCGAAGCCGACTACGCGATGCGTCACTGGACGTATCGATCCACTGGCCAGATCAAGATTGGCTCCGCACAACATAAGCGCATGTTCTGCGAGATGCTGCTCACGACTCACAATCCCTACAAGCCCGCGGTCATCGACTGGCCGATGCTGGCGCCTGCCGTGCTCAAGCGCGTCACGTCGCTGCCTATCTGGGATATTGCGGTGCAGACCGAAGGCCGCGCGTCGATTCGCGTGTCGACTTTTGCGGCCAGCATCAAAGATCCATTGCTGCGTGAAGCCATTACCATGAACGGTGCCGAGGAGGCGCGCCACAAGGTCGTACTGTCTCGGCTGGTTCAGGCATACGGCATTGAACTCGCACCCGAGCCGCCGTATCCCGCCCCGAAGGACGCGTTGCGCGCTTGGATGCTCACGGGTTACAGCGAATGTATCGATAGCTTCTTTGCGTTTGGCTTATTCGAAGCTGCGCGCAAGTCGGGTTATTTCCCCGAAGAACTGGTTGAAACCTTCGAACCGGTGATTCAGGAAGAGGCGCGCCATATCCTGTTCTTTGCGAACTGGGTGGCGTGGTACCGGCGCAGCTTGCCGTGGTACCGCCGGCCCTGGTTCTTCGCGAAAACCACCAGCGTGTGGTTCTCGCTGATTCGCGATCGTATTTCGCTGGCGCGGGGAATTGACACCAGCGGCGCCGCGCAGGACATGAATTTCCCGGCGAACGTGGGTGATTCGGTGGGCGGCGGGATATCGGCGAGGGCGATGATTGATTTGTGCCTGACCGAAAACGAACGCCGCATGGGCGGTTACGACGCCCGTCTTTTGCGGCCCGTGACCGTGCCTTGGCTCGCTCGGATTGCGCGTCGATTTATCAAATAG
- a CDS encoding OmpA family protein has product MKAIQTIVNACATTALLAGCASGLNRSKEEALNQKVGIVVHPVREGVELRLQESALFDFDEASMRPESIAVLNRAAILLKRSTRPIMVEGHTDNVGPFDYNQTLSTARANAVGDALVARGVPAARIKTKGIAFLQPIATNDTPEGRALNRRVEIIVKTETEDTLLGSLKTK; this is encoded by the coding sequence GTGAAAGCTATCCAAACGATTGTGAACGCGTGTGCAACCACGGCCTTGCTGGCCGGCTGCGCTTCCGGCCTGAATCGGTCAAAGGAAGAAGCACTCAACCAGAAGGTCGGCATCGTCGTCCATCCGGTGCGCGAGGGCGTGGAGCTGCGTCTTCAGGAATCAGCGCTATTCGACTTCGACGAGGCCTCCATGCGCCCCGAAAGTATCGCCGTGCTCAATCGTGCAGCCATTCTGCTCAAGCGCAGCACGCGCCCGATCATGGTCGAAGGGCACACGGACAACGTCGGCCCGTTCGACTACAACCAGACACTGTCCACGGCGCGTGCCAATGCCGTGGGCGATGCGCTAGTCGCACGCGGCGTTCCTGCCGCGCGGATCAAGACAAAAGGGATCGCATTCTTGCAACCGATCGCGACCAACGACACGCCCGAAGGGCGTGCGTTGAACCGGCGCGTGGAGATTATTGTGAAGACGGAAACTGAAGACACACTGCTGGGGAGTTTGAAAACGAAATAA
- the tssE gene encoding type VI secretion system baseplate subunit TssE, protein MTKSGPSLYDMLLGHINGDALDDHDDNTLEILSVLENLRRILNTRAGTLKHLPNYGLPDLTTVYRNLPVSAHQLKAQMEATLLIYEPRIRSIDVELMPAQPGMVVSYEMTCHLKKRGLVRFGTHYQPEGRTLLAWLPPTTSNT, encoded by the coding sequence ATGACGAAATCCGGGCCTTCCCTTTACGACATGCTGCTTGGCCATATCAACGGCGACGCACTTGATGACCACGACGACAACACGCTCGAGATCCTGAGCGTACTGGAGAACCTCAGGCGCATCCTGAATACGCGCGCGGGAACGCTCAAACACCTTCCAAATTATGGGCTCCCCGATCTGACCACCGTCTACAGGAATCTGCCCGTGTCAGCGCATCAGCTCAAGGCCCAGATGGAAGCCACGTTGCTGATCTACGAGCCGCGCATCCGTTCAATAGACGTGGAATTGATGCCAGCGCAACCAGGGATGGTGGTCAGCTACGAAATGACCTGCCACCTGAAAAAGCGCGGTCTCGTGCGCTTTGGAACGCACTACCAGCCAGAAGGACGGACCCTTCTCGCGTGGCTGCCACCCACTACGAGCAACACTTAG
- a CDS encoding AI-2E family transporter — protein MIPRDQTSADKKDRTRRLQRTASGLLYAVLVAVAIWMIRDFIPAVVWAAVIAIALWPALTWLEQRPMFKAHRTWLAVSLTVVTGLVFVVPFILVAAQAGSEARDLIRWFHESLSTGIPMPDLVNHLPAGSKQISAWWQDNLATPLGSSPAAKHFHSATVVAMTRHFGGRVAHGLVVFAFMLVTLFFLFKAGSKLGEQLLEASRRGFGSDGASLARRMAESVRSTVTGLVVVGLGEGALLGVAYAVTGVPHATLLGMLTAIAAMLPFCAPIVFVGAALWLVSQGAMIAAACVAVFGFVVVLVAEHAVRPALIGGATRLPFLLVLFGILGGAETFGLVGLFIGPALMTILVVLWNDWVH, from the coding sequence ATGATTCCACGCGATCAAACCTCTGCGGACAAAAAGGACCGCACGCGGCGTCTGCAACGAACCGCGTCGGGGTTGCTCTACGCGGTGCTCGTCGCCGTCGCGATCTGGATGATCCGCGACTTCATTCCAGCGGTGGTGTGGGCCGCGGTGATCGCCATTGCGTTATGGCCGGCGCTGACCTGGCTGGAACAACGGCCGATGTTCAAGGCGCATCGCACCTGGCTCGCGGTGAGTTTGACCGTGGTGACCGGCCTGGTATTCGTGGTGCCGTTTATTTTGGTCGCGGCACAGGCGGGAAGCGAAGCCCGCGATCTGATCCGCTGGTTCCACGAATCGCTGAGCACGGGCATTCCCATGCCTGATCTCGTCAATCATCTGCCGGCGGGGTCAAAACAGATATCGGCATGGTGGCAGGACAATCTTGCTACGCCGCTTGGTTCATCGCCAGCGGCGAAGCATTTTCATAGCGCAACGGTGGTCGCCATGACCCGGCACTTCGGTGGTCGGGTGGCGCACGGGCTGGTCGTGTTCGCCTTCATGCTCGTCACGCTGTTTTTCCTGTTCAAGGCGGGGTCGAAACTCGGTGAACAGTTGCTCGAAGCGTCGAGACGCGGGTTCGGTTCGGACGGTGCATCGCTCGCGCGGCGTATGGCTGAATCGGTTCGCAGCACCGTGACCGGGCTGGTGGTGGTGGGTCTGGGTGAGGGTGCGTTGCTTGGCGTGGCCTATGCCGTGACCGGTGTGCCGCATGCCACGTTGCTTGGCATGCTGACCGCCATCGCTGCGATGCTGCCGTTTTGTGCGCCGATTGTTTTCGTCGGAGCGGCCTTGTGGCTGGTTTCGCAGGGCGCGATGATAGCGGCGGCTTGTGTTGCAGTGTTCGGATTTGTGGTCGTGTTGGTGGCCGAGCACGCTGTGCGGCCGGCGCTGATCGGCGGCGCGACAAGATTGCCGTTTTTACTGGTGCTGTTCGGGATTCTGGGTGGAGCGGAAACGTTCGGGTTGGTGGGATTGTTTATCGGACCGGCGCTGATGACGATTTTGGTCGTGCTTTGGAATGACTGGGTGCATTGA
- a CDS encoding acetyl/propionyl/methylcrotonyl-CoA carboxylase subunit alpha → MFNKILIANRGEIACRVAATCKRLGVGSVAVYSDADAQAKHVAICDEAVHVGGAAASESYLRIEKIINAALETGAQAVHPGYGFLSENEDFARACEKVGLVFIGPPVEAISAMGSKAAAKALMQSASVPLVPGYHGDSQDPALLQKEADGIGYPVLLKASAGGGGKGMRVVEKSADFASALLSCKREAASSFGNDRVLIEKYLLRPRHVEVQVFADQHNNAVYLFDRDCSVQRRHQKVLEEAPAPGLSDEVRKAMGEAAVAAARAVNYVGAGTVEFIMTGDGQFYFMEMNTRLQVEHPVTEMVTGLDLVEWQLRVASGEPLPLLQDQLKVSGHAIEARIYAENPSRGFLPSTGTLKHMRLPEAVEFQLNGNVRIDSGVREGDTITPFYDPMIAKLIVHGRDRDDALLRMALALKECEVVGPSTNIEFLHRIVVSEPFSAADLDTGLIERHHDTLFAPSTVPKTQALALACAALLTREGGEAHGVSPWDALSHWRMSGGYTQALNWRLVGSDDEILAVFTRDSTSGRADNKQLELFGETLTFDWSHGDEPHAFVVLIGDKRIKGRVFIDGDVFHVFYAGASLAFEWQNLLAHAADAEHGEGRLTAPMPGKVIAVLVDVGAVVEKGAPLLVMEAMKMEHTIVAPAGGTVGEILFSVGDQVTDGAQLLVMEVQPTK, encoded by the coding sequence ATGTTCAACAAAATACTGATTGCGAATCGCGGCGAGATTGCGTGCCGTGTGGCCGCAACCTGCAAACGATTAGGCGTGGGCAGCGTGGCTGTTTATTCAGACGCCGATGCCCAGGCGAAGCATGTTGCCATCTGCGATGAAGCCGTGCACGTGGGTGGTGCGGCTGCATCTGAGAGTTATCTGCGGATTGAAAAGATCATCAACGCCGCGTTGGAAACCGGTGCGCAGGCCGTGCATCCGGGGTATGGGTTCTTGTCGGAGAACGAGGACTTTGCTCGGGCTTGCGAGAAAGTCGGGCTGGTGTTCATAGGACCGCCAGTCGAGGCCATTTCCGCGATGGGATCGAAGGCGGCGGCCAAGGCGCTGATGCAATCGGCGTCTGTGCCGTTGGTGCCGGGTTATCACGGCGACAGCCAGGACCCTGCGCTGCTGCAAAAGGAAGCCGATGGCATTGGCTACCCCGTGCTGCTGAAAGCAAGCGCGGGCGGCGGCGGCAAGGGTATGCGCGTGGTCGAGAAAAGCGCGGATTTCGCGTCAGCGCTTTTGTCATGCAAGCGTGAAGCCGCGAGCAGTTTTGGCAACGATCGTGTGTTGATCGAAAAATATCTGCTGCGTCCGCGGCATGTGGAAGTCCAGGTATTCGCAGATCAGCATAACAACGCTGTGTATCTCTTCGATCGCGATTGCTCGGTCCAGCGCCGGCATCAAAAGGTGCTGGAAGAAGCGCCGGCTCCTGGCCTCTCGGATGAGGTGCGTAAGGCCATGGGCGAAGCCGCGGTCGCCGCCGCACGCGCGGTGAATTACGTGGGCGCGGGAACGGTCGAGTTCATCATGACCGGGGACGGCCAGTTCTATTTCATGGAGATGAACACGCGGCTGCAGGTGGAACATCCGGTGACCGAAATGGTGACGGGCCTCGATCTGGTCGAGTGGCAACTACGCGTGGCGAGTGGTGAACCGTTGCCGTTGTTGCAGGATCAGTTGAAGGTGAGCGGCCACGCGATCGAAGCGCGTATTTACGCGGAAAATCCATCGCGCGGATTCTTGCCATCGACGGGAACGCTCAAGCATATGCGTTTGCCTGAAGCGGTCGAATTCCAGTTGAATGGCAACGTGCGCATTGATAGCGGCGTGCGTGAAGGCGATACCATCACCCCGTTTTATGATCCGATGATCGCCAAGCTGATTGTGCATGGCCGCGATCGTGACGATGCGCTGCTGCGCATGGCGCTGGCATTGAAAGAATGCGAGGTGGTGGGGCCATCGACGAATATCGAGTTCCTGCATCGGATTGTTGTCAGTGAGCCCTTCTCGGCGGCCGATCTTGATACGGGCCTGATCGAACGTCATCACGATACGTTGTTCGCGCCGTCGACAGTGCCAAAAACGCAGGCGCTCGCGTTGGCTTGCGCCGCGCTGCTCACGCGTGAAGGCGGCGAGGCGCATGGCGTGTCGCCGTGGGATGCGTTGTCTCATTGGCGCATGAGCGGCGGTTACACGCAGGCGTTGAACTGGCGTCTGGTCGGTTCGGACGATGAAATTCTGGCCGTTTTTACACGCGATTCAACGTCAGGCCGCGCCGATAACAAACAACTCGAATTATTCGGCGAAACCCTCACGTTTGACTGGTCGCATGGGGATGAGCCGCATGCATTTGTCGTGCTGATCGGCGATAAGCGGATCAAGGGGCGCGTGTTTATCGACGGCGATGTGTTTCACGTGTTCTACGCCGGAGCGTCGCTCGCGTTCGAATGGCAGAACCTGCTGGCTCATGCGGCCGATGCCGAGCATGGCGAAGGCCGCCTGACGGCGCCGATGCCGGGCAAAGTGATCGCGGTGCTGGTGGACGTGGGCGCGGTGGTCGAGAAGGGCGCGCCGTTGTTGGTGATGGAAGCCATGAAGATGGAGCACACCATTGTTGCGCCAGCGGGCGGCACGGTCGGCGAGATCCTGTTTAGCGTTGGTGATCAGGTTACCGATGGCGCCCAGCTATTGGTCATGGAAGTGCAGCCCACGAAATAA